In Flavobacterium sp. WV_118_3, one DNA window encodes the following:
- a CDS encoding PaaI family thioesterase, with product MSFDKEKVLQLCNHLSKNTLMQTLEIEYIDAGEDFLVAKMPVNPSVHQPMGLLHGGASVALAESVGSAASIMFVDPEKQEVRGIEISANHLKSKREGIVYGTARIIHKGRSLHLWEIKITDEEGNLISLCKLTNMVLPKRAS from the coding sequence ATGTCATTTGATAAAGAAAAAGTACTACAGCTTTGCAATCATTTGTCGAAAAATACATTGATGCAAACCTTAGAAATTGAATATATAGATGCCGGAGAAGATTTTTTAGTAGCCAAAATGCCTGTTAATCCCAGCGTACACCAGCCTATGGGGTTGTTGCACGGCGGAGCTTCCGTAGCTTTGGCGGAAAGCGTGGGAAGTGCGGCTTCCATCATGTTTGTCGATCCGGAAAAACAAGAGGTACGCGGTATCGAAATTTCGGCCAATCACCTCAAAAGCAAAAGGGAAGGAATTGTCTACGGAACGGCCCGAATTATCCACAAAGGGCGTAGTCTGCATCTGTGGGAAATTAAAATCACGGATGAAGAAGGAAACCTGATTTCCCTTTGTAAACTCACCAATATGGTTTTACCAAAAAGAGCGTCATGA
- a CDS encoding chorismate-binding protein, translating into MTDLFLKVKVHQGQNLPFVIYSKPGSDEIIGLFQVNDHVYLAESFSEMGFIMAPFDGENYVLIPEEHSEIITEKYELPAIPEEGAISQDYDETAKKDFEQLVEKGVAAIHAGHFKKVVLSRKEKIGGTTKDVEHLFPRLLANYPTAFKYCFYHPKVGMWMGATPEQLLKVKDYQLQTVALAGTQLYEGTEKVHWEPKEIEEQQYVTEFILDNLKDWASEEKISSPYTARAGNLLHIKTDISARLNDKESLKQVLEILHPTPAVCGLPKEAARNFILENEEYDREFYSGFLGELNKNFSTGRSEHSDLYVNLRCMKIKKENIHLYIGCGITKDSVPEKEFFETLNKSMTMKKIVV; encoded by the coding sequence ATGACCGATTTATTCCTGAAAGTAAAAGTACACCAGGGGCAAAACCTGCCGTTTGTCATTTATTCAAAACCGGGTTCCGACGAAATCATTGGCCTTTTTCAGGTGAATGATCATGTGTACTTGGCCGAAAGTTTTTCCGAAATGGGCTTTATTATGGCTCCGTTTGATGGTGAAAATTATGTGTTGATCCCGGAAGAACATTCCGAGATTATAACGGAGAAATACGAACTACCGGCTATTCCGGAAGAAGGAGCCATTTCACAAGACTATGATGAAACGGCAAAAAAAGATTTTGAGCAGTTGGTAGAAAAAGGTGTCGCGGCGATACATGCCGGGCATTTTAAAAAGGTGGTGCTTTCGCGAAAGGAAAAAATTGGCGGAACCACAAAAGACGTGGAGCATTTGTTTCCGCGGTTACTGGCAAACTATCCGACAGCGTTTAAATATTGTTTTTACCATCCGAAAGTCGGAATGTGGATGGGCGCCACGCCCGAGCAACTGCTAAAAGTAAAAGATTATCAGTTGCAAACCGTAGCATTGGCCGGAACACAGCTGTATGAAGGCACCGAAAAAGTACATTGGGAACCGAAGGAAATCGAAGAACAGCAGTATGTAACGGAGTTTATTCTGGACAATCTTAAAGATTGGGCATCGGAAGAAAAAATATCCAGTCCGTATACGGCCAGAGCAGGTAATTTGTTGCATATTAAAACAGATATTTCGGCGCGTTTAAATGACAAAGAAAGTCTGAAACAGGTGCTTGAAATTTTGCATCCTACACCGGCTGTTTGCGGATTACCAAAAGAAGCCGCCCGCAATTTTATTCTGGAAAACGAAGAGTACGACCGGGAATTTTATTCTGGATTTTTGGGTGAACTCAATAAGAATTTTTCGACGGGTAGGAGTGAGCATTCCGATTTATATGTTAACCTGCGTTGTATGAAAATAAAAAAAGAAAACATTCATCTGTATATCGGTTGTGGTATTACCAAAGACAGTGTGCCGGAAAAAGAGTTTTTCGAGACACTTAACAAATCGATGACCATGAAAAAAATAGTAGTATAA
- the bshB1 gene encoding bacillithiol biosynthesis deacetylase BshB1: MKLDILAFGAHPDDVELGCGATLAKEISLGKKAGIIDLTRGELGTRGSAEIRDEEARKAGEILGISIRENLRFRDGFFVNDETHQLEVIKMIRKYRPEIVLCNAIDDRHIDHGKGSKLVSDACFLSGLRRIETEVDGVAQEAWRPKVVYHYIQWKSINPDFVVDVTGFIDKKVAAILAYGSQFYEPNSNEPTTPIATKNFLDSLHYRSQDLGRLIGTDYAEGFTVERYLAVNSLGNLI, from the coding sequence ATGAAATTAGATATACTGGCCTTTGGGGCGCATCCTGATGATGTAGAACTGGGATGCGGTGCTACCCTGGCAAAAGAAATTAGTTTAGGTAAAAAAGCGGGAATTATCGATTTAACGCGTGGCGAACTGGGAACCCGCGGATCTGCCGAAATCCGGGATGAAGAAGCGCGTAAAGCGGGCGAAATCCTGGGAATTTCGATACGGGAAAACCTGCGGTTCCGCGATGGTTTTTTTGTCAATGATGAAACGCATCAATTGGAGGTGATCAAAATGATCCGGAAATACCGTCCGGAGATTGTGTTGTGTAATGCCATTGACGACCGACATATTGATCATGGAAAAGGAAGCAAATTGGTTTCCGATGCTTGTTTCCTTTCGGGTTTACGCCGTATCGAAACGGAAGTGGATGGAGTGGCTCAGGAAGCCTGGCGACCAAAAGTGGTGTACCATTATATTCAGTGGAAAAGTATCAATCCGGATTTTGTTGTGGACGTGACGGGGTTTATCGATAAAAAAGTGGCCGCGATTTTAGCTTATGGTTCGCAGTTTTACGAGCCCAATTCGAACGAACCAACGACGCCAATTGCAACAAAAAACTTTTTGGATAGCCTGCATTATCGCTCGCAGGACCTGGGACGACTGATCGGAACGGATTATGCCGAAGGTTTTACTGTGGAGAGATATTTGGCTGTCAATAGTTTAGGAAATTTAATATAA